In Zingiber officinale cultivar Zhangliang chromosome 1A, Zo_v1.1, whole genome shotgun sequence, the DNA window TAAATTCCTTCCTCGTAAGATTTATTACATAAGATTTACCAAATTATCAAGTTTAACTAATGGCTAAAACCACATCCTAAAATTTTCGCATTAATTATCCTGTTTTTTTCATGGCATCCCAAATCTATTTATGAGCAATTTAAATGGAAATGATAGGTTCTCTCGTGAAATTGTGTTAGTTTAAGAATCAAATAATTATATTTACACACTTTTTatccaaaatatatttaaaacttttagtGGCGATATATATATTACATAGATTTCAAATTAAATGCCTTCCAATTAATTGCTTCAATTCTCATAGTCGTTGGAAACAATATTAATGATTCCGTGCACGAATgaatgtgtttttttttctttaaaaaatgatTATTAATGCTGTCAACCTTAAGCAAGTATATTAGGGAAATAAAATTATGATATATAATTTAATACTTTTTTATGCATAAACGGCACGTGTGATGTGAAATATTCAACGGTCAGGATGAAATTGATCCTAGTAGCTTGGTCCGCTGTGGTGGCCCCACCAAGAGTATCGAACCGGTCCAAAATGGGCCGGTTCGATTGCTCTCACGGTTTTTTTTCCCGCTATATAAAGCAAACAGGGAAGAGAGGCGGCCGTCCATCGGAGGCATGGCGAGGAACAAGGTGAAGCTCGCGTGGATCGCCAACGACGCCAACCGCCGGTCGACGCTCAAGAAGCGGCGCAAAGGCCTGATGAAGAAGGTGAGGGAGCTGAGCATCCTGTGCGGCGTGGAGGCGTGCATGGTGGTGTACGACCCGCAGGAGCCGCACCACCCGGCGGCGTGGCCGTCCAACGGCGAGGCCATGCGGATGCTCACCCGCTTCAAGTCCTTGTCCGACATCGAGCGCAGCCGCAAGATGACGAACCAGGAGACGTACCTCAAGAGCCGCGTCAACAAGCTGGCGGAGCAGTTCCGCCGGCTGCAGCGGCAGAACAGGGAGACGCAGATGACGGCTCTGCTCTTCGAGGGCCTCCGCGGCCGCCCCCTCTACGACCTCAGCATCGAGGACGCCTCCGCCCTCGCCTTGATGGTCGACAACAAGCTCCAGGAGGTGCGCGAGAAGCGGCAGGAGCTGATCAAGAGCCACGGCCGCCACAATCCCATAATTGGCGCCGCCCAACCACTGCCgccatctcctcctcctcctccttctctccttCCCAATCTTCCAACTAGCCTCATGCTCCAGCCTCCGCAGCAGCGCTTCATGTGGCCTTTCCAGGAGGAGCTGAACCAGTTACTACCGCCGGCGGAAGCCGATGGCGGCGGCCACTTGTTCATGGCCATGGCAGGCGGCGATCACGGCGCCCTCACCCACTCCGGACTGGCACATCCTTCTCTCGATCCAACTGCTTGGGACATGGAGTAATAATAACGATAACTGGCCACTGTTGCTGAATGCCGATCGATCGATTCTCTTTCTTGCTTAATTTGGTCGACCAGTTTGTTCTACTGCATGCAGTTTCtagctagtttttttttttttttgtttggttttgtttttATAATGCCTAAAGAGGAACATGACCTCATTTAGTGCATGTCTACGAACATCTATCATTTATCGATCAATCGTCTTTTATGTTTATTATATTTCCAagtcttaattaattattattattattattatatatataataataataataataataataataataataataataatatatgcatGGTTTAGTTCGAGTATTCTTCTTGTTTGATCTCCATTTCATTTGgggtttcttttttccttgttttttaaatcttctcttcGTTCGAGATAacactttaatttaaattttaaatctcatCACTTGGCGCAAAAATAGtattacaatagaacatattaaCGTTAGATTTTCGTCGTATTAAAAAGCTCCAGGTTGAGATACGACATTAATTGTTGTGTTACTAGTGTATTATAATTAATATGCATTAATATTTTTAAGAATAAATGGTTATAATATTTAAAACATATAACTTTTAGATTATTTATGTTATTATTGgtgatttaataataattattattattataataattttttttgtttttgaatgttggtgcaacatatatatatatatatatatatatatatatatatatatacatcaatCAGACTATGTTGAGTGTTTTATATGTTAAGATCATTATAAGAATCATAACATTCCGTAATATGTCGTACGTACGACACACGTCATCAAATGTAATCTTTTTGGCAATGTTTAACACGCTCTGCGTCGTCAAAAAATTGAACTATGGTGGGAAACTTTCCATCATTATTTTGGATCTTTTGGCAACGTAACAAAGTAAATGTGTTGCTAAACTGTTGGATCATTTCCTGACACACAAGAGTTGACAATCGCTAAAAGATAACCGAAACAAAAGTGGAAATTTATTTTTAGATAGAATGATTAGTGCAGGAAGATTAAATGACGCTCGTGTGAATATGATATCGATGTGCGCGCGGAATTTCTTGAGTCTTTGTAGAATTAATCTGTCTTACAGTATCCTAATGAACTGGTATTTGATGAGATTGTTAATCATGACATGCATGAAGGATGCAAATGTTGTAGCTAAGAAAGTAAACTGTATTTCTTCTTTGAGTTTTTGTTTTTGTCTCAAATTCTCAACCAATGTGTCTTATAAACAGATGTCAAATAGCACCATTTGCGGAGTTTCTCTTTATGTTTCTTTAACTgatgttcatgttataatttaggaACCTGCCTTTACTGTTTTGTGTTGTAGTTCATTTCTGGGCACCAACCTTCAAGTGGGGCATTAGAATAGCCAATTTTTCTGACTTGAACAAACTGCCGGAGAAAGTTTCATATCCACAGCTAGTTGGGGCATTAGCATTTTGTGATTTGTCGTTGGTTTTTGTGAGCCTTCAGGATTAAAGGTTAGTATTTTTTGATAACAATATTTGTGTAGACCTGAATTAGAATTGATGAGAGTTATACCATTTTCTTGATATGTTTAAAGTGTGTGATGTATATAAAATGTTAGTGGATTGTTTTTTTAGAAGCTAATAATTTTTTCTTGAGTTAGTAATATGGAGCTAGAGAGTAATGTATGAAACTTGATTGATTTCATGGCACGTAATGAAATTTAATGTATATTTTTCCTGACTCTAGTTTTACAAAATGATAATTGACAAAAATTGGATGGATTGAGTGTGACGAATCAAATCTCTCTTAAATATAAAAATAGTATTTGGATGTTTGTGACACATGCTCTCTAAGTATACCAACAAAGAGGGGAAAATAAGATGTCtgtgtaataattttttaaattatcggTATCAATAGTAGAAATGCACCTAATATGACATGGGATACAATAGTCATGCAAAGTGATAGAGAATGAAGTTTTATCTGATAGTGATGCCCAAGATAAAATGACAGATGTTTTGAATGATTTGATTGGACTAGTAGAGATAAGAGAATCTAGTTAGTATGTTCAACAAAGAGATTTCTAAACTGAGAATTTCGATGACATGTTAAAGGAAATTGAGAAAGaattgtgatcctgtccgaaagtcgaagagacggaaAGCTGAGGATGTGGCGCTCACGCTGACCACCTGTGGACTCCGCTTGGACCTGCAACACAgactacgtcagtgccgagccagggaaggggtccccgtcgttggccctccgacgctcaagtcaatcactgaTGATAAAGAATAAggtggagcaacaagaagactgtatcgcaa includes these proteins:
- the LOC121997418 gene encoding agamous-like MADS-box protein AGL80 — translated: MARNKVKLAWIANDANRRSTLKKRRKGLMKKVRELSILCGVEACMVVYDPQEPHHPAAWPSNGEAMRMLTRFKSLSDIERSRKMTNQETYLKSRVNKLAEQFRRLQRQNRETQMTALLFEGLRGRPLYDLSIEDASALALMVDNKLQEVREKRQELIKSHGRHNPIIGAAQPLPPSPPPPPSLLPNLPTSLMLQPPQQRFMWPFQEELNQLLPPAEADGGGHLFMAMAGGDHGALTHSGLAHPSLDPTAWDME